The Mauremys reevesii isolate NIE-2019 linkage group 1, ASM1616193v1, whole genome shotgun sequence genome has a segment encoding these proteins:
- the LOC120381719 gene encoding olfactory receptor 52K1-like: MSDSNTTRFTNPSTFILLGIPGLEVAHVWISIPFCTMYVIAILGNFTILFIVKREPSLHVPMYYFLCMLAITDLVLSTSTVPKMLSIFWFNSRDIDFRACLTQMYFLRCSSVMESGIFVAMAVDRYVAICHPLRHFTTMTNRVVFKIGLAMVLRGAMLVLPYPFLTRRWPYCRINIIPHTYCEHMAVVKLACTDTRISSYYGLFVAFFVPGLDVFFIVVSYILILRAIFRLPTKDARLKTFGTCVSHLCAILTFYIPVIFSSLTYRFGHNVALWFHVVIANVYLLVPPMLNPIIYGIRTKQIWKWLLQLVTHKGT, encoded by the coding sequence atgtcagattccaacacaaccaggttcaccaacccctccaccttcatcctgctgggaattcctggcctggaggtggcacatgtctggatctccatccccttctgcaccatgtacgtCATAGCCATcctggggaacttcaccatcctcttCATCGTGAAGAGGGAACCGAGCCTCCAtgtgcccatgtactatttcctctgcatgttggccatcaccgacctggtcctgtccacgtCCACCGTGCCCAAAATGTTGAGCattttctggttcaattccagggataTCGATttcagagcctgcctcacccagatgtacttcctTCGCTGCTCCTCAGTGATGGAGTCAGGGATCTTTGTTGCCATGGCAgtggatcgctatgtggccatctgccatcccctgagacatttcACCACCATGACAAACCGCGTGGTGTTCAAGATTGGCCTGGCCATGGTGCTGCGTGGTGCCATGCTTGTACTGCCTTATCCCTTCCTGACAAGgcggtggccatattgcagaatcaacatcatcccccacacatactgtgagcacatggccgtggtgaagctggcctgcaccGACACCCgcatcagtagttactatggTCTCTTTGTGGCATTCTTTGTGCCTGGTCTGGATGTTTTTTTTATTGTCGTGTCCTATATTCTGATCCTTAGGGCCATCTTCAGACTtcccacaaaggacgcccggctcaagacttttggaacctgtgtctcccacctctgtgccatcttaaccttttacatcccagttatcttctcctccctcacgtaccggtttggccacaatgtgGCCCTATGGTTTCATGTTGTCATTGCCAATGTGTACCTCCTGGTGCCtcccatgctaaaccccatcatctatgggaTAAGGACCAAACAGATCTGGAAATGGCTGCTCCAGCTTGttactcataaagggacctaa